The Allocatelliglobosispora scoriae genome contains a region encoding:
- a CDS encoding NADPH-dependent F420 reductase, giving the protein MGAVTIIGTGNMARGIGHRLADAGTRIVYAGRDFTAAKTLANEVGGDAIGLDEPITTDVVLLATPYAAALSIAAALGERLADRIVIDITNPLNGTYTDLATPPGVSGAEQIARTVPASTHVVKAFNTTFAGTLTAGEVAGQPLDVFLAGDFEPAKLAVAQLVTSAGMRPIDLGPLSVSRHLESTGLVHITAQQVLGTQFGTALKIFS; this is encoded by the coding sequence ATGGGCGCAGTCACCATCATCGGCACGGGCAACATGGCCAGGGGAATCGGGCACCGGCTGGCCGACGCCGGGACGAGGATCGTCTATGCCGGTCGTGACTTCACCGCCGCCAAGACGCTCGCCAACGAGGTGGGCGGCGACGCGATCGGCCTCGACGAGCCGATCACGACCGATGTCGTCCTGCTCGCCACGCCGTATGCCGCGGCGCTTTCGATCGCCGCGGCGCTCGGGGAGCGGCTCGCCGACCGGATCGTCATCGACATCACCAATCCGCTCAACGGGACCTATACCGACCTCGCGACGCCGCCGGGGGTCTCCGGCGCCGAGCAGATCGCCCGGACCGTCCCCGCGAGCACGCACGTGGTCAAGGCCTTCAACACCACCTTCGCGGGTACGCTCACCGCCGGCGAGGTCGCGGGGCAGCCGCTCGACGTCTTCCTGGCGGGTGACTTCGAACCCGCCAAGCTCGCCGTCGCGCAGCTCGTGACCTCGGCCGGGATGCGCCCGATCGACCTCGGACCGCTCTCGGTCTCCCGGCACCTGGAGTCGACCGGCCTGGTGCACATCACCGCGCAGCAGGTGCTCGGCACCCAGTTCGGCACCGCATTGAAGATCTTCTCGTAG
- a CDS encoding DUF3105 domain-containing protein yields the protein MATARKPQPPRKPIKVGDDHTFRWVVIALVAILAIGTGIGVWATTRGDGSTDPTVSAPPTAGADWAAQAAAIPGIVDDRSKNFTANHVTGPVAYANTPPIGGDHNPVWQNCMGDVYDGRIANENAVHSLEHGAVWITYEPGLAADQREVLASKVRGVPYTMMSRYPDQGSKISLQAWSWQLKVDDADDPRIDGFIRTLRINASQEPGAACSGGVTKVL from the coding sequence GTGGCCACCGCGCGCAAGCCGCAGCCTCCACGCAAGCCGATCAAGGTCGGCGACGACCACACCTTCCGATGGGTGGTGATCGCCCTCGTCGCGATCCTCGCCATCGGCACCGGGATCGGCGTCTGGGCCACGACCAGGGGCGACGGCTCCACCGACCCGACGGTCTCGGCGCCGCCGACCGCGGGTGCCGACTGGGCGGCACAGGCGGCCGCGATCCCCGGCATCGTCGACGACCGGAGCAAGAACTTCACGGCGAACCACGTGACCGGGCCGGTGGCATACGCCAACACCCCGCCGATCGGTGGCGACCACAACCCGGTCTGGCAGAACTGCATGGGCGACGTCTACGACGGCCGGATCGCCAACGAGAACGCCGTACACAGCCTGGAGCACGGCGCGGTCTGGATCACCTACGAGCCCGGCCTCGCCGCCGACCAGCGGGAAGTCCTCGCGAGCAAGGTGCGCGGCGTGCCCTACACGATGATGAGCCGGTACCCCGACCAGGGCTCGAAGATCTCGCTGCAGGCGTGGTCGTGGCAGCTCAAGGTCGACGACGCCGACGATCCGCGCATCGACGGCTTCATCCGGACACTGCGGATCAACGCCTCGCAGGAGCCGGGCGCGGCCTGCTCCGGCGGTGTGACGAAGGTGCTGTAA
- a CDS encoding Smr/MutS family protein, translating to MKLVLDLHDIFNKGTDIDRALKSIMQEAIAKKAPMIEIIPGKGSGALKKKVIRFLEQKENRALYHRVEKDSKNFGRLFVHFRHNK from the coding sequence ATGAAACTCGTACTTGATCTGCATGACATCTTCAACAAGGGCACGGACATCGACCGTGCTCTCAAGTCGATCATGCAGGAAGCGATCGCCAAGAAGGCCCCGATGATCGAGATCATCCCGGGCAAGGGTTCCGGCGCGCTCAAGAAGAAGGTCATCCGGTTTCTGGAGCAGAAGGAGAACCGGGCGCTCTACCACCGGGTGGAGAAGGACTCGAAGAACTTCGGCAGGCTCTTCGTGCACTTCCGGCACAACAAATAG
- a CDS encoding tetratricopeptide repeat protein: MPQQTHLPDVWTEARELRDRGDLDGARLLLEDSLDTGTFQFGEDHPDVLATGHLLATMHHHAGDLTSARRVLEEALHAGSLRLRDDEPVMLRLSFELARVADELGNRHEARKHYNRVVTHGQLASGFAEPVREALAWLGQHAPTTQYPQASAPPQWPLRPSDTAEHPTVTPAAAHVHQSGYDPVQGVYEHEPVDDYDDEPVVYEQPVAYRQPAAAYDQPVGYDQPVVHDQPVVYEQYPEDREQHWNDREQRWEDLPPQQQWNAREQRWEDMPQQQWSEPARQEWSEPAQQQWSEPVRRQWDEPEEQWDEPSLPSLSGPLRFPDHADDQHEYVRFVPEAVGPVPVAVPVPLFPSQPTVVVERRGRGPMLAAIGAAVTAVVAAGVAVVVMLSGSGGTPAATPTTGAAQTRELNPPTGVAIVDNGDAITITWTDPGGTNGFAVMMGPNEKELRLSTQNLGVVSTKTINGLNTKFNYCIQIIAIYSASDQPVRSETVCTKRTGAP; the protein is encoded by the coding sequence GTGCCGCAGCAGACCCATCTCCCCGATGTCTGGACCGAGGCCCGCGAGCTCCGTGACCGAGGCGACCTCGACGGCGCGCGCCTGCTCCTGGAGGACAGCCTGGACACGGGCACCTTCCAGTTCGGCGAGGACCACCCCGATGTGCTCGCCACCGGCCATCTACTCGCCACGATGCACCACCACGCCGGCGACCTGACCTCCGCCCGCCGGGTGCTGGAGGAGGCCCTGCACGCGGGTTCCCTGCGGCTGCGTGACGACGAGCCGGTGATGCTGCGGCTCAGTTTCGAGCTGGCCCGCGTCGCCGACGAGCTGGGCAACCGGCACGAGGCACGCAAGCACTACAACCGCGTCGTCACCCACGGGCAGCTCGCCTCCGGCTTCGCCGAACCGGTCCGGGAGGCGCTCGCCTGGCTGGGGCAGCACGCGCCCACCACGCAGTACCCGCAGGCGAGCGCACCGCCCCAGTGGCCGCTGCGCCCCTCGGACACCGCCGAGCACCCGACCGTCACCCCGGCCGCCGCCCATGTCCACCAGTCCGGCTACGACCCGGTGCAGGGGGTCTACGAGCACGAGCCGGTCGACGACTACGACGACGAACCGGTCGTCTACGAGCAGCCCGTCGCCTATCGGCAGCCCGCCGCGGCCTACGACCAGCCCGTCGGCTACGACCAGCCCGTCGTCCATGACCAGCCCGTCGTCTACGAGCAGTACCCGGAGGACCGGGAGCAGCACTGGAACGACCGCGAGCAGCGGTGGGAGGATCTGCCGCCGCAGCAGCAGTGGAACGCGCGCGAGCAGCGGTGGGAGGACATGCCGCAGCAGCAGTGGTCCGAGCCGGCACGGCAGGAGTGGTCCGAGCCGGCGCAGCAGCAGTGGTCCGAGCCCGTGCGGCGGCAGTGGGACGAGCCCGAGGAGCAGTGGGACGAGCCGTCGCTGCCCTCGCTCTCCGGACCGCTGCGGTTCCCGGATCACGCCGACGACCAGCACGAGTACGTCAGGTTCGTGCCGGAGGCGGTGGGGCCGGTGCCGGTGGCCGTGCCCGTACCCCTCTTCCCCTCGCAACCCACCGTGGTGGTGGAGCGGCGCGGGCGCGGCCCGATGCTCGCGGCGATCGGCGCGGCCGTGACCGCGGTCGTCGCGGCCGGCGTCGCCGTCGTCGTGATGCTCAGCGGCAGCGGCGGCACCCCGGCGGCGACCCCGACCACCGGAGCCGCGCAGACCCGCGAGCTGAACCCGCCGACCGGTGTCGCCATCGTGGACAACGGCGACGCGATCACCATCACCTGGACGGATCCCGGCGGCACCAATGGCTTCGCGGTAATGATGGGCCCCAATGAGAAGGAGTTGCGGCTCTCCACCCAGAACCTCGGTGTCGTGAGCACCAAAACGATTAACGGCTTGAATACGAAGTTCAATTACTGCATCCAGATCATCGCCATCTATTCGGCCTCTGACCAGCCTGTTCGCTCCGAAACCGTGTGCACCAAGCGAACCGGGGCGCCCTGA